The genomic region TATATTTTTTAAAGGGGTATAAACTTTCTTTAACAATGCCACGCTCTATTGCTTTGTTGAATAATGCCCTAATAGCTCTCATCTTTACGCCAACACCTCCGTCGGTTCCACCTCTAGATCTTAGAAACGCATCATATTTGCTTAAAAAGGTAGAATTCACTTCGCGAAAACTAAGTTTTTTGCTTCTATGAAAAATCTGTACGGATGTCTTGGTGTCTTTATAAGACTTCGCATTTCCTACACGGCCGGCATAGGTCATTTCCTGAACTATTTCGTCAAAAAAGGCAAAGACATCATTTTTTATCGGATTGAAGGTAATTCTATAAAGCTTATCAAAATCTTCAAGAGTATAATCAGGATTTTGAACTTCAATTTCCGAGGCGACATGGTATGCCCGATCCTTTATTTTTACCAGTAACCGATTATACTGAAAATGATTTTTCGTCTTTTTGTTAAAGGTTCCTGTGGAGGCCGACCAATTGGAAATCTCTGAGCTAAATGGGGTTTTATAATATTTAGTTTGCCGATCTTTGGTAACACGTAAGAAGATTGGGTACAACCCATCGGTTAATTTCTTTGTTCTCTGTACAATTTTTATAGTAATCATGCGGCTTAAATTGGGTACAACATAGGTACAACAAATGGGCAAATAAAGGTAAATATTGTAAAACTAAATGACAAGGGAAAAGTTATAAAATACTGATAATCAATATATAAGAAGCTAAATGAAATTATCTGAAACACCATTTTAGCGGCTGTTAATCAGAGGGTCCTTGGTTCGAGCCCAAGAGGAGGAGCAAAAAAAGCCATTCGTTTTTCGAATGGCTTTTTTGTATTTAGGTGAGTCCTCTCAAATGTCCCTTCAGAAAAGGGAATCCTTAATTTTTATTTAATATACCGTTGATGCAAAGTTTAAACTTGTGGGTTTTATTTGTTGTCTTTATGATACACACTTAAAATCGTTTAAGTTTTTGTCGACTTGATTAGTATAGTGTGTAAGGGCTGTCTACAGGACGGCCCTTTTTTTTCACTTAAAACTTGCCGTAGTCTTAACTGTTTGGAAACATTAAGTTAACCTTGGAGTCGTTTCTTTGCCGGCGACAAAAACTTAATAAAACGATTTTGATGAAAAATGCGATTTGCGCAGTATTTGTGTGTGTTTTGACTTCTTTTAACCTGTATTCACAGGAGATTAGCGATACGAAATTCGGTAAAGGATTGATCAATTTCACGGCTAAAGACAGTTCTTTCAGTGTGAAATTTGCCCCAAGGATTCAGTTTAGGTCACATACCTCGTGGGATTATGATGGTGAAAACTTTGAAGATCCAGAGCAGGCGTTTCTTATTAGAAGAGCCAGATTGAAATTTGATGGTTGGGCACTTACTCCAAAACTTAAATACAAGATCGAATTAGGATTATCTAATAATGATATTTCTGGTGCCAGTGAATTTACTAGGAATTCTCCAAGATATATCCTTGATGCAGTTCTTAAATGGAATTTCTACGAGAATTTCGAACTATGGGCAGGGCAGACCAAGCTTCCCGGAAACGTCGAACGTGTAGTTTCTTCCGCCAATCTTCAGTTCATAGATCGTTCTATCCTGAATAGCAGATTCAATATAGACCGTGATATAGGATTGCAGCTTCACCACAAGATAAATATCGGGGAGAACTTCGTGATCAAAGAGAAACTGGCCCTTTCCCAGGGTGAGGGGAGAAATATTACTGTTGGTAATCTTGGTGGTTTGCAGTATACCGGTAGACTTGAATTATTACCTTTCGGTGAATTCATTAATAAAGGAGATTATGTTCAGTCAGACCTTGTAAGAGAACAGACCCCAAAACTGATGTTGGGTGCAGTTTATGATTTTAACGATGATGCGGTAAAAACAAGAAGTAACCTGGGTGAATATATGATCCAGGAAGATGGTACTTTATATCAAACAGAAATAACCACATTGTTCCTGGATGCCGTTTTTAAATATAATGGCTGGTCTATGCAGGCTGAATATGCTAACAGGGACGCAGATGAACCTCTGGCAATAAGAGAGGGTGAGACCAATCTTCCAGATTATGTTGTTGCTGTAGGAGACGCATTCAACATACAGGCAGGTTACGTTTTCAAAAATAATTATGAGATCGCTGCGCGATATTCTACCAACGATTTTGAAGAAATAACAAATTTATTGAGCAGAAAAGAATATACTCTGGGAGGTTCTAAATATATTGTGGGGCATAAATTAAAGATTCAGGCAGATCTGACCTATGCCTTACAGGACGATATTAACGATTATATAGCTTTTAGAGCTGGTTTTGATTTTCACTTTTAAAAATTAACAATTTGGTAACAGTAAATCCTTAATTTGATTGGATACTTGCACCGCTTTTTAAACATAAAAAATGGAAAATATTTATTTGTTGATGTTAGTAGCATTAGTGGTTCTTGCCATCGCCGATCTGGTGGTTGGAGTTAGTAATGATGCTGTAAACTTTTTGAACTCAGCTATTGGTTCCAAAGCGATCTCATTTAAGACCATTATGATCGTGGCCAGTCTGGGTATTTTCTTTGGAGCAGTATTCTCCAGTGGAATGATGGAAGTGGCGCGTAAAGGGATCTTTATGCCAGGTCAGTTCTATTTCGATGAAATCATGATCATTTTTATGGCCGTCATGATCACCGATATTCTCTTGCTGGACTTTTTTAATACCCTTGGAATGCCAACCTCTACGACGGTATCCATTGTATTTGAATTACTGGGGGCAGCCGTGGTTATGGCCTTGATAAAAATAAGTGCCTCAGATACGGAAACGCTTTCAAACCTTGCGGGGTATATTAATACAGACAAAGCAGGTGAAATTATCTCGGGGATATTCCTCTCGGTAATCATCGCCTTTACTATAGGTGCCCTTGTACAGTGGCTTTCAAGATTGGTTTTTTCATTTGAATATGAAAAGAAAGTGAAAAATTTTGGAGCCATTTTTGGTGGAGTTTGTTTAACTGCTATAGGTTACTTTATTTTCTTTAAAGGTCTTAAAGGAACTCCTTATTATGACAGCTTTAAAGACATACTTTCCAGCCAGGTTTATGCCGTAATAGGAGTAAGCTTTGTTTTCTGGACCTTGTTCTCATGGTTGTTCATGAAGATCTTCAAGAAAAGTATCCTTATTATAGTTATCGCAATCGGAACCTTTGGTCTTGCCCTCGCTTTTTCCGGAAATGACCTGGTGAACTTTATCGGGGTGCCAATGGCAGCTTACCATTCTTATGAAGCATGGGCTGCATCTGGACAGGCGGCATCTGCGTTCTCTATGGAAGTTCTGAGAGAGAAAGTACCGGCAGAACCTATCCTGTTATTTATCTCAGGAGGTGTTATGGTTTTAACCCTATGGTTCTCTAAAAAAGCAAGAAGTGTTGCTGAAACTGAAATTGGTCTTTCAAGACAAGGTCACGGAACAGAAAAGTTCGATCCTAATATGCTTTCCAGAGCAGTAGTTGCCGGAAGTACGAAACTTGCAGATGGGTTAAGACATATCCTTCCTGTTGGAACAAAAAAGAGGATCAGTAAGAGCTTTGAAAAACCAGATGATATTCTGGTTGGAGATAAGGCTGAAGAACAACCGGCTTTTGATATGATAAGAGCTTCTATTAACCTTACCGTTGCCGGAGTTCTGATATCTATCGCGACCTCATACAAACTACCATTATCAACTACCTATGTAACCTTTATGGTGGCTATGGGTACTTCCCTGGCAGATAAAGCCTGGGGAAGAGAAAGTGCAGTCTATAGAGTTGCTGGTGTACTGAACGTGATTGGTGGATGGTTCTTTACAGCTTTTAGTGCTTTTACCGCTGCCGGGATCCTTACCTATATCATCTTCCTTGGAAAGGGACCTGCGATAGCAATTCTATTATTAGTAGCTATAGGACTTTTGGTGAGAAACTATATTTCTCATAAGAACAAGGCGATCGCGAAAGCAGATAAGTCCGGACTAAAAAAATCTGAAAGTAAGACCGTACAGGGAATTATTGCCGAAAGTGCAGAAAATATTTCTAACGTTGTTTCCAGGTCTAATAAGATCTATTCAGATGTATTGACCGGTCTGGCAAAACAGGATAAAAAGAAACTTAAAAAGAGTAAGAAAGGTGTAGATAAGCTTGAGGCTGAAATTGAGGACCTTCGTGATCATATTTTCTTCTTTATCAAAAGTCTTGATGAGACAAGTGTAAGAGGAAGTAGTTTTTATATTACGATACTTGGTCATTTAACCGATATCGCTCAGTCTCTGGAATATATTTCTAAAAAGAGCTACAAGCATATCAACAATAACCATAAGCCGCTTAGATATAATCAAATTACAGATCTTAAGGAGATCGATGATACTTTAAGTGATCTATTAGGTAAGATCGACCGGATATTTACAGATAAGAGATTTGAATATATAAGTGATATTGTAGATTCTAAAGCAGAGATTCTTAAAAGTATCAATGATAAGATAGAAAAACAGGTTTCAAGAACCAGAACAGAAGAATCCAGTCCTAAGAACACGACGCTATACTTCAACATTCTGCTTGAAACTAAAGAATTGATGAATGCTATTATGAACCTGATGGAAGAATATAATTCCAGCTACAAAAAGGTATAATCAATTAATAGATAAATTAAAAAGCCACCTCATTGGAGGTGGTTTTTTTATATACTAATGTCAAATTTCAATTCCCTGGGAAAATAGCATTTTTTATCATCGCAGGCCTGGTAGGTAAGTATTCCTTTTAATAAATTGGAACCTGAAGTTTCTGAATTTAAGGCTTTCAAATGCACTTTAGCCTGGAATTCATCACTGATCACCATATGAGGGGTTTCATCTAAAACTACGGTGTCGTAAACTGGTACAATGAGCTCCTGTAGTGAAATGGTGTAGGATTCGGAGGTTTCAAAGTATATACTTGTTGGTATGATGTTCTCTGGTACTTCTTTATTGCTTTGAATATGATATCCAGGTTTTATGGTAAATAATAATATGACTTCGGTATAATCTTTATTTGAACTAATTGTGGTCTCTTCATTTTTCAGAACCACAAAATCGTTTTGTACTGCAATGAATATAGAGGTAATGAATATTAGCTTATAAAAGCTCATTGAGTTTTGCTTTAAGGTCAAGGAGTTTAGCATCAAAATTCTTAGAATCCAGCAGGGACATGAACCTAATCTTACCTTCTTGGTCTATGATAAGATTGGAAGCAAGCATAACTTCATCTCGTGCCAGGTCTGGAAGAATATTCTCCGGGGCGAAACTTGCGGCAACGCTGCCATCTGTATCTAACAGGATGGGAAAAGACAGATTGTGTTTGTTTTTTAGTTGCTGTTCTACCAGTTCTTTTGATTCTTTTACGTCGATAATTAATACTTCAACTCCCTTACTTTTATATTCCTGATATAGTTTTTCTAAATGCGGAGCTTCGGCGTTACAGAAAGGACACCAGGTCGTAGCAATATGTAGTACAAGTATTTTATCGTTATAATCCTGTAGTTTAACTATTTCTCCTTCAAGATTTGGTAATTCAAAATCTGGCGCCTCTTTTTTGTAGTCTATTTCAGAGGTTTCTTTTTCATCCTTTTCAGTTTGAGCATAAATTTCCTTAGAAAAACTGAAACTTAAAATCAGGTTGAAAATAATTAAAACTGCCAACCTTCTTAGTTCTAATCTTGCGTTCATAAAACATAAATTTAATAGGTTGAATGTCTGAAAAACAGATTATTATAAATTTAATATTAAATAATTTTTCATGGGAATATTACTAGCAAAATTACGTCTACTATGTTGTTTTAACTGAAATTAACATCGTAAGGTTCTTACGCTTAAAAAGTTCATTTTTAGGTCGTTTGTCGAGTTTTTTGAGGAGTATATAGAAAAGGTTGGCTTATGTTTTTCTACGGGGTTTAAGAAATATATTTTCGCGCTGCCCCAATAATCTATTACGATCTAGCCTACTATATCGAAAAATAGAAATGACATTAATAAAGAATGTATTCTCTGAATACAAATTTGCCCCAACACTTTTTAATGGCCGTTTTTTTGGTCGAATTTTAAAGTTGATTTTTTTTGTAGTCTTTTTCTTATCAATGACAGGATGTAATCCTGTGGCTCTGGTGAATCCGGCTAGCTATGGAGATAAATGGGATAACACCTATTTATGGTTCAAACCTGGAGAAATGACTACAATTTACATTTCTGATAACGGTGACCCTAACACCGCTGAGCCTATCCCAAACGATAGTGAATTTCTTATAGAATGGGATAAGAAAAATGAGGTCTACAATCTTAAAG from Gramella sp. MT6 harbors:
- a CDS encoding porin, yielding MKNAICAVFVCVLTSFNLYSQEISDTKFGKGLINFTAKDSSFSVKFAPRIQFRSHTSWDYDGENFEDPEQAFLIRRARLKFDGWALTPKLKYKIELGLSNNDISGASEFTRNSPRYILDAVLKWNFYENFELWAGQTKLPGNVERVVSSANLQFIDRSILNSRFNIDRDIGLQLHHKINIGENFVIKEKLALSQGEGRNITVGNLGGLQYTGRLELLPFGEFINKGDYVQSDLVREQTPKLMLGAVYDFNDDAVKTRSNLGEYMIQEDGTLYQTEITTLFLDAVFKYNGWSMQAEYANRDADEPLAIREGETNLPDYVVAVGDAFNIQAGYVFKNNYEIAARYSTNDFEEITNLLSRKEYTLGGSKYIVGHKLKIQADLTYALQDDINDYIAFRAGFDFHF
- a CDS encoding site-specific integrase, with the translated sequence MITIKIVQRTKKLTDGLYPIFLRVTKDRQTKYYKTPFSSEISNWSASTGTFNKKTKNHFQYNRLLVKIKDRAYHVASEIEVQNPDYTLEDFDKLYRITFNPIKNDVFAFFDEIVQEMTYAGRVGNAKSYKDTKTSVQIFHRSKKLSFREVNSTFLSKYDAFLRSRGGTDGGVGVKMRAIRALFNKAIERGIVKESLYPFKKYKISGLRGKGFKRALDFEEIMRIVNVDLSNHPHLVDTRNYFVFSFYTRGMNFADMMGLEWKDVEKNVIYYTRAKTKGNFSIAIMPPVREILDYYRINGYGNKYVFPLLYRENYTPTQLADRKHKMLGIYNKNLKELATICEITKNVSSYVARHSFANCLKQKGVATDVISESLGHQNLTVTQAYLKELDTQVVDSALEVLL
- a CDS encoding inorganic phosphate transporter, which codes for MENIYLLMLVALVVLAIADLVVGVSNDAVNFLNSAIGSKAISFKTIMIVASLGIFFGAVFSSGMMEVARKGIFMPGQFYFDEIMIIFMAVMITDILLLDFFNTLGMPTSTTVSIVFELLGAAVVMALIKISASDTETLSNLAGYINTDKAGEIISGIFLSVIIAFTIGALVQWLSRLVFSFEYEKKVKNFGAIFGGVCLTAIGYFIFFKGLKGTPYYDSFKDILSSQVYAVIGVSFVFWTLFSWLFMKIFKKSILIIVIAIGTFGLALAFSGNDLVNFIGVPMAAYHSYEAWAASGQAASAFSMEVLREKVPAEPILLFISGGVMVLTLWFSKKARSVAETEIGLSRQGHGTEKFDPNMLSRAVVAGSTKLADGLRHILPVGTKKRISKSFEKPDDILVGDKAEEQPAFDMIRASINLTVAGVLISIATSYKLPLSTTYVTFMVAMGTSLADKAWGRESAVYRVAGVLNVIGGWFFTAFSAFTAAGILTYIIFLGKGPAIAILLLVAIGLLVRNYISHKNKAIAKADKSGLKKSESKTVQGIIAESAENISNVVSRSNKIYSDVLTGLAKQDKKKLKKSKKGVDKLEAEIEDLRDHIFFFIKSLDETSVRGSSFYITILGHLTDIAQSLEYISKKSYKHINNNHKPLRYNQITDLKEIDDTLSDLLGKIDRIFTDKRFEYISDIVDSKAEILKSINDKIEKQVSRTRTEESSPKNTTLYFNILLETKELMNAIMNLMEEYNSSYKKV
- a CDS encoding protein-disulfide reductase DsbD domain-containing protein, with amino-acid sequence MSFYKLIFITSIFIAVQNDFVVLKNEETTISSNKDYTEVILLFTIKPGYHIQSNKEVPENIIPTSIYFETSESYTISLQELIVPVYDTVVLDETPHMVISDEFQAKVHLKALNSETSGSNLLKGILTYQACDDKKCYFPRELKFDISI
- a CDS encoding peroxiredoxin family protein, coding for MNARLELRRLAVLIIFNLILSFSFSKEIYAQTEKDEKETSEIDYKKEAPDFELPNLEGEIVKLQDYNDKILVLHIATTWCPFCNAEAPHLEKLYQEYKSKGVEVLIIDVKESKELVEQQLKNKHNLSFPILLDTDGSVAASFAPENILPDLARDEVMLASNLIIDQEGKIRFMSLLDSKNFDAKLLDLKAKLNELL